The stretch of DNA TCCTAAAGTTTCACATCGActagaaaaacttaaaaagggTATATTAGGAGAGCACAACACTCATCGCATAAgttctttcaaattatttagtTAGACACAAACTCAGATTCTATACCAGATCCACTCTACTAAAGGGTGGCCTATCATGTTATCCATGCACCAAATCCAGCCGAATTGGGTGAGGAGAGATATATGGAGAAAAACTCAAGTCCCACATTTACTTGACATAATGAAGGAGTGTACAAGTGAGGGGCACAGCTGAACTCATAAGTTGATTTTGGGGGTTTAAGTTAAGTCCAAACGCACATTCTAAGACCCCCAACacattgaagtaaacaaataaattaagcaTCTATTTAATTAGTTCTACCACACAAAAGCTTATTTCATAACTTTgaccataaaaaaaatataaccttATTTCATTCGTAAGCTTCACCATGAACTTTAACTTACAGAAATCataacatatttcaaaaacccaaacaTACAGTTCTCCAAATGCGCCCCTAGTATCTTCTTCCTCACCCTTCTagagtcaaataaaacaactCATACCCTAAACATAGTTATAGAATAAAGGGAAAATCACTCCTTAAGAAGCCATTAGAATAGGCTGCAAACTGAATATGCTGGCTGATTTTAAAATCAAAGctacaaaagataattttccagCAGTGCAACACAGATATCCTTATGACATTTAACATCATAGTTTTCTGCAATTACCTTAAAGAAGTCTCTTCATTTTGAAGATCGGAAGAATGTTTACATTGCGATTCCTTTTCTTTAGAATGTAAAGGTGTTGGTGACAGGTCAGACAAATGATAATATCCGTTCATACCTGTAAGAACAATCACAATTAAATGCACAAGCTACAAAACTAAACTAACATTAAATTTCACAATCAATGGAAGGCTATCTCTAAAACCACAGTTAAAAGTCAtgggaaaattaaaaaagcaTTATGCTTGCCTGTGAGGGAAGGCAACTTCTCTAAACCCACAGTATTCTCATGATTCCCAAATATCCAACTACTCTGAGGCAATTTCAATGTTGCACAAGAGCTTCCCTGTTCAGATGTTGAAGCCTCACAAGTATAATGCTGAACTTTCAAAATACTGCTGGATCCCCCTTGCTTCTGATTCATATtaaaatgcaatgcatgatgTTGCTTAGATAACTCTGGTATCTGTGTCATAGCAAGCAACCTCGTGTTTTCATCAACAAAATAAGCATCCATATTAATGGCCTGCTGCTGTGGCAAAGTCGGAGTCTGATTTGACACAGAAACTGAAACATGATACGGGGGGGCTTTCAAAATCTCTTTAAATGGAATGGAGGTCTGAGGATTCACATAATTTTCTAGCCCATGAGAAGACGTATTGTGTGAACCATGCAAAATATTTGCACGAACAGATGTATCTGATGGCAAGCTAGATTCAAAATTTGCTTCATGCATCTTTTCGTGAACAACTGAAATACAACTATCATAACCACCAACAGATCTCATGATGGAGCTTGGATATTCCACTAACTGACCAATTCCAAATCCCAGATTTTTTTTGCCACCAGAATCTTTGGCAAAGCTCACCCctatatcattttccaaatatttATTGGTCCCTACGACAGATTTATTTGATTGCCTTCCTGTGTGACCATAATCAGAATATAGTTTCTTAGGCATGTTAGGGCTGTCATCAACCCACAAATTTTCACTAGCTTGTGTCTTTCTTCCAGGTACATCAACTTGCAAAAATGGTGAAAATGATACACCCTTAGCCACATTTTGTGTCTCTGATCTAGCTTTAACAGAAGCCTTACTCACCGCTGACATATAGTTCTTGGGTTTAAGCTGAGGCAATTCTTCAACCATTTTGAATGAAGCAGAAGCATAGCTAAAATTATTCTGTAATCCCTCCCCCCTGCTGAGGTCTGCATCTAATGTACAATGTACATTGTTAAGAGGTTTcttcaaaattaaacaaaaggaCAATACGCTGACTAAATAATAGATACAATATAACACTCAAGCAATAAGCTAAAACAAAACATTGATTCAACGCACTATTAATCATCTGCTTCTGAGGTTGCAATTTTGGTGTACTGGCAAGGGCCTTAAACTGCAGTGGTTCTACAAATGATGGAAGTGGATTTCCTGTCTGAGGTGGTTGACCAAGCCTAAGGTCAACATTAGATGAAGCCGCATCTCTGCCTACAAGACcatttgcatttttttcatgcaaTCATGGTCTTTCAAACG from Vigna unguiculata cultivar IT97K-499-35 chromosome 8, ASM411807v1, whole genome shotgun sequence encodes:
- the LOC114194744 gene encoding uncharacterized protein LOC114194744 isoform X5, with the translated sequence MVEELPQLKPKNYMSAVSKASVKARSETQNVAKGVSFSPFLQVDVPGRKTQASENLWVDDSPNMPKKLYSDYGHTGRQSNKSVVGTNKYLENDIGVSFAKDSGGKKNLGFGIGQLVEYPSSIMRSVGGYDSCISVVHEKMHEANFESSLPSDTSVRANILHGSHNTSSHGLENYVNPQTSIPFKEILKAPPYHVSVSVSNQTPTLPQQQAINMDAYFVDENTRLLAMTQIPELSKQHHALHFNMNQKQGGSSSILKVQHYTCEASTSEQGSSCATLKLPQSSWIFGNHENTVGLEKLPSLTGMNGYYHLSDLSPTPLHSKEKESQCKHSSDLQNEETSLSLGISKDNIRSSAFEKYSEQPSNICVEGKYPCAALINCCQPLCKNIGQQFADVSGETSLKMPSDLCRNLNISKNGNIHFEQGGKILGQDSTIIGFHTPQWRDVPSKVRKAVCDATSLDQTSNGLDKEGQEGFQFGNISAKRSKRTTDMGDLSEEKENSNVSSGCSAPVITQASVMVNKIDYCTDDAIDTGFVNNLVVDEGSGIDQGSMSDLVESERTDESLGLISGNYLKNGCSRVLNDESCCDLLDDLKLLDSSIWKKERNQNHFVLSANCKTNQSQKVKRGIKGRK
- the LOC114194744 gene encoding uncharacterized protein LOC114194744 isoform X2; translation: MAEALLFEVWDLSRGEGLQNNFSYASASFKMVEELPQLKPKNYMSAVSKASVKARSETQNVAKGVSFSPFLQVDVPGRKTQASENLWVDDSPNMPKKLYSDYGHTGRQSNKSVVGTNKYLENDIGVSFAKDSGGKKNLGFGIGQLVEYPSSIMRSVGGYDSCISVVHEKMHEANFESSLPSDTSVRANILHGSHNTSSHGLENYVNPQTSIPFKEILKAPPYHVSVSVSNQTPTLPQQQAINMDAYFVDENTRLLAMTQIPELSKQHHALHFNMNQKQGGSSSILKVQHYTCEASTSEQGSSCATLKLPQSSWIFGNHENTVGLEKLPSLTGMNGYYHLSDLSPTPLHSKEKESQCKHSSDLQNEETSLSLGISKDNIRSSAFEKYSEQPSNICVEGKYPCAALINCCQPLCKNIGQQFADVSGETSLKMPSDLCRNLNISKNGNIHFEQGGKILGQDSTIIGFHTPQWRDVPSKVRKAVCDATSLDQTSNGLDKEGQEGFQFGNISAKRSKRTTDMGDLSEEKENSNVSSGCSAPVITQASVMVNKIDYCTDDAIDTGFVNNLVVDEGSGIDQGSMSDLVESERTDESLGLISGNYLKNGCSRVLNDESCCDLLDDLKLLDSSIWKKERNQNHFVLSANCKTNQSQKVKRGIKGRK
- the LOC114194744 gene encoding uncharacterized protein LOC114194744 isoform X1, with the translated sequence MAEALLFEVWDADLSRGEGLQNNFSYASASFKMVEELPQLKPKNYMSAVSKASVKARSETQNVAKGVSFSPFLQVDVPGRKTQASENLWVDDSPNMPKKLYSDYGHTGRQSNKSVVGTNKYLENDIGVSFAKDSGGKKNLGFGIGQLVEYPSSIMRSVGGYDSCISVVHEKMHEANFESSLPSDTSVRANILHGSHNTSSHGLENYVNPQTSIPFKEILKAPPYHVSVSVSNQTPTLPQQQAINMDAYFVDENTRLLAMTQIPELSKQHHALHFNMNQKQGGSSSILKVQHYTCEASTSEQGSSCATLKLPQSSWIFGNHENTVGLEKLPSLTGMNGYYHLSDLSPTPLHSKEKESQCKHSSDLQNEETSLSLGISKDNIRSSAFEKYSEQPSNICVEGKYPCAALINCCQPLCKNIGQQFADVSGETSLKMPSDLCRNLNISKNGNIHFEQGGKILGQDSTIIGFHTPQWRDVPSKVRKAVCDATSLDQTSNGLDKEGQEGFQFGNISAKRSKRTTDMGDLSEEKENSNVSSGCSAPVITQASVMVNKIDYCTDDAIDTGFVNNLVVDEGSGIDQGSMSDLVESERTDESLGLISGNYLKNGCSRVLNDESCCDLLDDLKLLDSSIWKKERNQNHFVLSANCKTNQSQKVKRGIKGRK
- the LOC114194744 gene encoding uncharacterized protein LOC114194744 isoform X3 translates to MINNADLSRGEGLQNNFSYASASFKMVEELPQLKPKNYMSAVSKASVKARSETQNVAKGVSFSPFLQVDVPGRKTQASENLWVDDSPNMPKKLYSDYGHTGRQSNKSVVGTNKYLENDIGVSFAKDSGGKKNLGFGIGQLVEYPSSIMRSVGGYDSCISVVHEKMHEANFESSLPSDTSVRANILHGSHNTSSHGLENYVNPQTSIPFKEILKAPPYHVSVSVSNQTPTLPQQQAINMDAYFVDENTRLLAMTQIPELSKQHHALHFNMNQKQGGSSSILKVQHYTCEASTSEQGSSCATLKLPQSSWIFGNHENTVGLEKLPSLTGMNGYYHLSDLSPTPLHSKEKESQCKHSSDLQNEETSLSLGISKDNIRSSAFEKYSEQPSNICVEGKYPCAALINCCQPLCKNIGQQFADVSGETSLKMPSDLCRNLNISKNGNIHFEQGGKILGQDSTIIGFHTPQWRDVPSKVRKAVCDATSLDQTSNGLDKEGQEGFQFGNISAKRSKRTTDMGDLSEEKENSNVSSGCSAPVITQASVMVNKIDYCTDDAIDTGFVNNLVVDEGSGIDQGSMSDLVESERTDESLGLISGNYLKNGCSRVLNDESCCDLLDDLKLLDSSIWKKERNQNHFVLSANCKTNQSQKVKRGIKGRK
- the LOC114194744 gene encoding uncharacterized protein LOC114194744 isoform X4, with the protein product MINNLSRGEGLQNNFSYASASFKMVEELPQLKPKNYMSAVSKASVKARSETQNVAKGVSFSPFLQVDVPGRKTQASENLWVDDSPNMPKKLYSDYGHTGRQSNKSVVGTNKYLENDIGVSFAKDSGGKKNLGFGIGQLVEYPSSIMRSVGGYDSCISVVHEKMHEANFESSLPSDTSVRANILHGSHNTSSHGLENYVNPQTSIPFKEILKAPPYHVSVSVSNQTPTLPQQQAINMDAYFVDENTRLLAMTQIPELSKQHHALHFNMNQKQGGSSSILKVQHYTCEASTSEQGSSCATLKLPQSSWIFGNHENTVGLEKLPSLTGMNGYYHLSDLSPTPLHSKEKESQCKHSSDLQNEETSLSLGISKDNIRSSAFEKYSEQPSNICVEGKYPCAALINCCQPLCKNIGQQFADVSGETSLKMPSDLCRNLNISKNGNIHFEQGGKILGQDSTIIGFHTPQWRDVPSKVRKAVCDATSLDQTSNGLDKEGQEGFQFGNISAKRSKRTTDMGDLSEEKENSNVSSGCSAPVITQASVMVNKIDYCTDDAIDTGFVNNLVVDEGSGIDQGSMSDLVESERTDESLGLISGNYLKNGCSRVLNDESCCDLLDDLKLLDSSIWKKERNQNHFVLSANCKTNQSQKVKRGIKGRK